The genomic region CTCCGTGCCCGAGATGGGCTCCTTGCCGCCACGCGTGGCATCCAAGGTGGAGTCGAAGGACGCCTTGTTGGGTTTCTTCTGCTGGGCCGCCTTGGCGGCGGTCTTTCGGAGTAACGCCTGCAGCTGCGAGTCCTTCATGAACGCTCCGTTGATGGGTCAGATACGGTACGGTCGATGGGCCGCCCATTGACGTTGGGGCAAAGAGCTGGTGGTGTAAAGTGGGGCAAGGGCAGGGCTTTAAGACGGGAGACGGGAGACGGGAGACGGGAGACATCCAGTCTCGCGTCTCCTGTCTCCTGTCTCCCGTCTCTACACGACACTGTCGGCGGTGATCTCTGCCACCGTCCGACACCCCGCGAGTCCCATGGTGAGGTCGAATTCGGCCCGCACATTCCGCAGGACCTCCCGCACGCCGGCTTCGCCGGCAATCGCCAATCCGTACACGTAGGGACGGCCCAGCAACACCGCACTGGCCCCCAGGGCGATGGCCTTGAACACATCGGCGCCGCTGCGGACGCCGGAATCGAGCAGGACCGGGATCCGTTTCTGAACGACCGCCGCAATGGCCGGCAGCGCGTCCAGCGATGCAATCTCGCCGTCGATCTGACGACCACCGTGATTGGACACCACCAACCCGTCCACCCCGTGTTCCAGCGCGAGTCGTGCATCGTCCGGATGCAGCACGCCTTTCAACAGGATCGGCAAGCTGGTCATGGCCCGCAGGCGGGCGAGATCGGTCCACTGCAGTGACGGTCGTGAATACGTGGCGACGAAGCGACGCACCGCCTGACGGGGCCAGCCGCTGCGGAGCTTGTCCACCAGGGGTCCGGGCGCGCGTGACAAGAGATCGCGCAACACGGACAGCGCATTCCACGACAGGCGTGTTGGCGGTGCCGGTGTGTCGAGCGGCAGGTCCAGTTCGCGACGAAAGACCGGGTCGGAGAGATACTGCGCGATTCCCATGCCGCGCATGAACGGCATGTAGGCAAGATCGAGATCGCGCGGTCGCCAGCCGAGCATCGTGGTATCGAGGGTCAGCACGATACCGCGGCATCCGCACGACTCGGCACGTTGCACGAAGCTCTGCACCACATTGTCCGATCGCGACCAGTACAGCTGAAAGAGGCGCGGCGTGTCGCCCATTGCCGCCGCGCAGGCTTCCATTGCCACGGACGCCTGATTGGAGAAGATCATCGGGATGCCTTCGCTGCCGGTTGCCCTGGCCACGGCGAGATCGGCGTCACGATGCGCCAGCTCCAGTACGCCGATGGGCGCGGTCATCAGCGGCACGGGCAGCGTCATACCCAGCAGCGCCGTGCTGGTGTCGCGATGTTCGACATCGCGCAGCACACGCGGCAGGATGCGCCAACGCGCAAACGCCGCGCGATTGGCCGACATGGTATCTTCGCGACCCGCACCGCCCACGACATACGCGGCGGCCTCGGGAGTCATGGCGGCTATTGCGCGTTGTTCGAGCGCGGTTTCACTCACGGGGACCAGCGGCCGCTGTCCTCCCACTCCCTCCACATAAATCTGCGACTGCCGCTGGTGCCCGATCATGGATGCGCCCCTCGCGCGAGTCGGAGAATGGCGTCGACCACAGCGCGTCCGGCCGCAGTTGACGGGGTAATGGCTTCGAAGTGTCCGTCGACCGGAATGGTGGTGACCCATGCGCTGTCACCACGCAGGCGTGCGGCGCGCACGAACGCCTCGCGCACCGCAGGCGGCGCAATGAAATCGCGATCGCCAGCGATGTGTACGGTGGGAACGCCCAGGGGGAGACGTTCGATGGGAGAGGCATCGTGCAGGCGCGCCGGTACACTGTCCGGGACACCACCAAGCAGCGATTCCACGGCGGGGTTGCCACAGGTTCCGCGCTCGCGCGCGTAAAACTCGCGCAGGTCGGCAATACCACCGATGGACACCACGCCACTCAGCGAGAGTGGTGAGCCGCCGGCCAGCGGGCTCGCGGCATCGAGCGTTTTGCGCGTGGCCAGCCACAGCGCGAGGTGACCGCCAGCCGAGTGGCCGGCGGCGACGACGCGCGTGGTATCCAGCGGATACGTGCGGGCCAGTGTGCGCACGAAATCGGCGCCGTCGGCCGCGTCGCGAAACGTGCCCGGCCATCCTCCTCCGGGATGATCATACCGGCGGTACTCGATATTCCACGAGGCCACACCCGCGTTGGCCAGCGCTTCGGCCAACGCCGCGGTGTTGCGCAACGAAGCATATCGCGACAACCAGCACCCGCCGTGGATGACAACCGCCACCGGGAACGGGCCACGTCCGTCGGGAATGCGCAGCTCGCCGAACTGCAGCGAATCCGCCCCGTAGGCGACACGGGTCGAGGCCCGATGCAGCGGGATGGTGTCCACGTCGCCCGCCCGCATCAACCGTGGCGCCGCCGTTTGGGCCACAAGTGAGCAGGTCGGCGCGATGAGGCCGATCATGCCGATCGCGCGCGCGATGCGAATCATTGAGACGCGTCTCCAACGCGCGCAACGGGCATGTCACGCGAAACGCTGGTGGCGATGCACCACTGGGCGATGAAATAGGTGCCGAGGACGATGAGGTCGCGGTAGGGCACGTCGGTACGGAATCGCGCAATGGCGAGGGTGGCGTCGGACACCAGAAACCATGCGGCGCCGATGGCGGCACGTCGCGCGTTTGGCGACGGCGCTTCGAGCATCCAGACGGCGCTCTGCGATGCCATGAGCGTGATGACGACCACATACACCAGCACCGGTACACGCAGCGCGACCGGGAGCGATGGATACACGGCGGCCACCAGCGCGATCGCGACCAGTGCGTACCCCGCCAGCGCCATCGGGCGGGCCAGCAATCGGCTCTGACCAAGGAACGCGGCGATATAGCAGAGGTGTGCCAGCAGAAAGGCTCCCAAGCCCCAGGCAAACAGGTCGGTGGGGAGCATGAGCAGCACGTCCCCCAGCAGCGACAGCCCCAGACCGGCCACGATGGCCCGCTGGTACCGCGGCGACAGCGGGTTCGCCGCCGTGGCGGCCATGGCCAGAATCGCGAGGGTGGCCAGCGGCTTGGCGACGTAGTGCGCCGACATCCAGGCGGGGGGTGCGCTGAGGGCCAGGATGGCCACCAGGGCGGACAGAATAACGGTGCCGGTCAATAGTCGCGGCAGGAACGGGGCTGGCATGGCGGGGAAGGTGGATCGAGTCCGTCCCCGAGTCCAGCCACGGCGCCGACTACGTGCCCCAGTGGTCAGCGAGCTTCTTGCCCGCGTAAATCCCGATGCCCGTGCCGACCATGGAACAGACGAAGGCCGTGAAAATGCCGAAGGACTCCCCGGCGTACCAGCCGAGGGAGCTCGTCACGAAGGTGCAGCAGGTGACCAGCAGTTTCGTCATTCTCGGCGCTCCTCGGAGATTGGGGTTGGCCTCCACCTGGGGGACGACGGCCCCCGTCAGGAAGGCACTCGTCCCTACCGTGAACGGCACGAAAACTCCCTGTTGACAGCTTGACGGAGCCATGCTACCGTTTCGGAGCACTTAAACCAGCAGGCGCGTCTACGACGCGGGATACGCAACAGCGGGCGACCTCGGGGACCTGGCTACACGCGGGTCCCTTTTTCGTAGATAAGCCTGAGGGTGAGAGTGAAGGGCCGGAGTCGCAGGGTTCCGGCAACCCGCGCGGGGGTTGAGTCCGCGAAAAAACGAGTGCTCGGTGCGTACGGCAGGGCCGGACTCCGAACACACAGCAACAGGAGCAGTGCCATGCGTACGACCGGCAAGGTGAAGTGGTTCAACGACGCCAAGGGCTTTGGTTTCATCACGCCCGATGACGGCTCGAAGGATTGCTTCGTGCATCACTCGGCCATTCAGGGCGGCGGTTTCCGCACGTTGGCCGAAGGTGAGCGCGTCGAATTCGACATCGTGCAGGGCCAGAAGGGTCCCGCCGCAGAAAACGTCACGAAGATCCGCGGTTAAGCGGCGCGTCCGCGACACCACGAAGGGCCGCCGGAGCAATCCGGCGGCCCTTTTGCTGTCACGGGGTTTCGCGCTGATACACGATGTAGTCGGTGGGCATCGGCGTACCGCCGGCGGCGCGCACCAACAGCGCGATCTGTCCGCGATGATACATGCCGTGGTGCGACACGTGGATGAGGATTTCCTCGAGCGGTGTGGTATATGACACCCCGGCGAGGTTCTGATACGAGACGGGGCGCAGCCGGTCGGCTTCCGCCAGCACCCGGGTGAACCCCGCATGGTTGGCCCGTGCCAGGCGCTCACATTCGTCGAGCCCGATGGGCTGCCACACGTCATACAGATGGACCACGCCATCGATGCGCCGCAGCCAGATATGCTCGGCGGCCAGCACATGCGCAAACACATCGACCGCGTGCGGGGGTGGTTCGGTCATGTCGCGGAGGGTGGCCAGCGAACGCGCATCGGCCCACTCCATATGGCGGTACATGCGCGGCAGCGGATCGTGTGTCGACATGGTGACCTCGTGCGAATTCGCGTCGGGTGAAAGGCTACATGCAAAGTAAAGCCGACACGTACATTGCGTACATGACCGAACTATTTTCGAACGCGTGGGCGGAGGCGTGGGGCGCGGCGCTCAATCGGAGCGACGCGTATCGTCAGGCCGGCAAGTCATGGGAAGGGGCCATCGTGCTCGAGGCGCAGGCCGATCCGGAGCGTGGCCTGCCAGAGACGGCGGCGGTGTATCTCGACTTGTGGCGCGGTGAATGTCGCGCGGCGCGACTGGCGACGGCCGATGACACGGTCGGCGCAAGTTACGTGATCAGCGGACCGCTCTCCGTCTGGCTGACGGTGCTTGAGGGCGAGATGGCGCCGACCATGGCAATCCTGCGGGGCAAGCTCAAGCTGAAACACGGATCGGTGGCCGGGCTGTTGCCGCATGTGCATGCTGCGACGGAGTTGGTTCGCGTTGCCCAATCGGTCGTGCTCACCACGGCCACGACGCCTATCGAGCCGACGGTGACGGCGGACCCGGTCCATCATGAGCACCCGCGTCCCGCCCTGCAGAGCACGAGTCGGGTCGGACTCCGTTACGACCTTTTCCCGATGAAATTGTGGGAGAAGGCCAAACGATTGGGTATCTGGAATCCGACCGACATCGATTTTTCGAAGGATCGCGAGGACTGGGATCGCCTGACGGTTGGTGAACGCGACTTGCTCTTGCGACTGGCTGCGCTCTTCCAAGCGGGCGAAGAAGCGGTCACGATCGACATTCTGCCGCTGCTCGATGTCATTGCCAGCGAGGGTCGACTGGAAGAGCAACTGTATCTGACCTCGTTCATCTGGGAGGAGGCGAAGCATGTCGAAGCCATCCGGCGATTTCTCGATGCGGTCGGTGCCAACGGGCAGGATCTGACGCACTATCACTCGCCATCGTATCGCACAGTTTTCGCCGACGCGCTGCCCGAGTCGATGTCGCGATTGCGCACCGATCGCTCGCCAGTGGCGCAGGCACGTGCCTCCGCCACGTACAACATGATCGTGGAAGGCGTGCTGGCGGAAACGGGCTACCACGTCTTTCATCGCATCCTGACGGACCGCGGCATCATGCCGGGGATGCAGCAGGTGGCCGCGTACCTGAAGGCGGACGAGTCCCGCCACCTGGCGTATGGGATCTATCTGCTTTCGCGATTGACGGTTGCCCATGGCGACCCCGTGTGGAACGCCATCGTCGATCGCATGAACACCCTGCTGAATCCGGCCATTGCGATCATCGGTGAAGCGTTCGCGGCCTATCCCATTGACGACGTGCCATTTGGCCTCACGCCAGAGCCATTCGTGCAGTTCGCCATGAGTCAGTTTCAGAAACGCATGGATCGTGTGGAGAAAGCGCGAGGCAGCAGTCTGGGCGCCCTGGAGGTGGACACCACCGAGGAGTGAGCCGCGTTTCGCGAGCGCGGCCTACTGCGCCCTGGTCACAAACCGCGAGGTGAACACCGGCTGCACCCACGCGGCCGCGCCACCGGAGTCGGTCACTTTGGCGCGCACGTACGTCTCGCCGCCCTTGAGGGTGTATCGCGGCGTCATCGACCGGTCGGTCGCCAAAATCTTGCCATCCTGACCGATGAACTGGGTGGTGTACTTGAAGTCGCCCTTCTGCGTGATGCGGATTTCGAGTGCGGCGCTGGTGACGATCACATCGGCCAGGGTGACACCGCTGCTGGCGTAGAACTGCCCCGCGTCCAACGCCGATACCAGCGCGCGGGGTTCGAGCACCGCGCTGCGTACGGCCACCCAGCCGCGACCAGGATTGGCGCGAGCCGAAGAAAATTCGCCCTGGAAGTGATGCGCGTCATCGACGGCAATGCCGAAGATGCGCTTGCCACTCGAGAGCAATCCGTCCCACACCTCTTCCATGCCGGGCCAGTCACCGCCGCCGACATTGTGCACGGTGGGATGCCCGTTGAAGATCTCGAAGAGTCGGTCGTTCTTCATGCGAAACAACGTGGCTGAATCGATGCTCCACACGAAGTTCGGATGATTGATGTGTGGCACCGCCTGTTCGGCGCGAATCGCATCAATGGTCTTTTGCACCGTCCCGAGCAGGGTGGAGTCTTTGGCCGGCGCAATCACCCGGGAGACCGCCAGCGCATTCACGTGCACCGCGGCCTTCTGGAAGCTGGTGGTGACTTCCTCGCCGGGAACGAGGAGAAACGTCGAGTCCATCAGCGACGCCAGCGTGGCGGGATCGGTGAACACATTGTGGTCGGACAGTACGAGGAATGCGTATCCGCGGCTCTTATACCAGCGGGCGACCTCCGCCGGCGGCGTGTCGCCATCGCTTTGCGTGGTGTGCGTATGGGTGTTGCCCTTGAGCCAGCGGGCGCCGGCCGGGACAACCGGAACCTCAAAACGCGTCGGCTGCGCTGTCGCGGAGGCCGCCAACAGCGAGAGCGCGGCGCAGAACAGGTATGGACGTCTGAGCATGCGGGAAACTATGGCGAAATGACGCGACGGAGGTAAGCTCTTAGGGAGACGGGAGACGGGAGACGGGAGACGGGAGACGTCCGGTCGGCTGGCAGTCTCCACTCTCCTGTCTCCCGTCGTCCGTCTCCCAACACGGAGTTCCCCGTGCTTCGTCGTTTCGCCCTCCTGTTCCTCCTGAGCGCATCCCGGCTCTCCGCTCAGACGGTGCCGGCCAAGTACGACCCGGCCTCCTACGTGCAGCAGTCGCACGACATTCCCATGCGTGATGGCGTGACGCTGCACCTCGAGATCTTCTTTCCGCCGAATGCCACGGAGGCGTTGCCGTTTCTCCTGCAACGCACGCCATACGGGGTGGGGGCAACACGTGGTCGGCTGGGCGGCAGCTACAAGGAACTCGCGCAGGACGGTTACATCTTCGTGTTCCAGGACATCCGTGGTCGTTACAAATCGAACGGCACGTTTGTCATGCAGCGCCCGCCGCGTTTGTTTGACGGTCCCAAGGATGCCGTCGATGAAAGCACCGATACCTACGACAGTATCGAGTGGCTGCTGAAGAATGTGCCGCGCAACAACGGGCGCGTCGGCATGCTGGGGGTGTCGTACGACGGCTGGACGGCGGCCATGGCGATGCTCGATCCGCATCCGGCGCTCAAGGCGGTGAGTCCGCAGGCGTCACCGGCCGACATGTTCATTGGCGATGACTTCCATCACAACGGCGCGTTCCGGCTGAGTTATGGATTCGAGTATGCGTTCCTGACCGAGGACAGCAAGGAGAACGGCAACTTCACGTTCGACACGTACGACACCTACGATTGGTACCTCAAGCTGGGGCCGTTGTCGAACGTGCAATCGCGCTATCTCAAGGACAAGGTCCTCCCCACCTGGCGCGACTTTGCCGAACATCCTAACTACGATGCGTTCTGGCAGCGCCAGGCTATGAAGCCGTATCTCAAGCGTGTCACAATGCCGACCTTGAATGTCGGTGGCTGGTGGGATCAGGAGGATTTCTACGGTCCGGTCACCATCTATCGCACCCTTGAACCGCACGACAAAGCGAATCAGAACGTGCTGGTGGTGGGACCGTGGTGGCACGGGGGCTGGAGCAACGGTCCTGGGCAGAAAATCGGTCCCATCGACTTCGGGTCGGCCACCGGCGAGTACTATCGCGCCAAGCTGCAGGCGCCGTTCTTCGCGAAGCACCTGAAGGATCAGGGCACGTTTGCGGCCGCCGAAGCCACCGTGTTCGAATCAGGGAGCAATACCTGGCGTTCCTTCAGCGCGTGGCCCCCGAGGGAAGCGGTCACGAAGTCACTCTATTTTCACGACGGCGGTCTGCTGTCGTTTGATGCGCCGGCGAAGACAGATAGCCTCGGCGTTGACCGGTTCGTGAGTGATCCTGCCAAACCGGTTCCATACCGGAAACGACCCATTGAGCCGACGTACTACCCCAAGGGGTCTGGCTGGCGTACCTGGTTGATCGAAGACCAGCGCTTCGTACACAATCGACCGGATGTGTTGAGCTGGCAGACCCCCGTCCTGACCGAGGACGTGGTGGTGGCCGGCGAGATCACGGCGCGCGTGTTTGCCAGTATCACGGGACAGGATGCCGACTGGATCGTCAAACTGATTGACGTGTATCCCGAAGAGAACGCGCCCGACCATACACTCAGCGGGTATCAACTGATGGTGGCCAACGACGTGTTCCGGGGCCGCTTTCGGAATTCATTTGAGAAGCCGGAACCGATCGTGCCCAATCGGGTGACACCGTTCACGGTCGACCTGCATACCCAGAGCTATCGCTTCAAGGCCGGACATCGAATCATGGTACAGCTCCAAAGCAGTTGGTTTCCCATCATCGACCGCAATCCGCAAACGTGGGTGCCCAACATCTTCACCGCGAAGGCCAGTGACTACAAGGCGCAGACACACAGCATCTGGCGGACGGCGCGCTATCCGTCGCGCGTGGACATTCAGACCGTGACGCGATGACGCGAGGGGTGGCGTCGGGTCGGCGGTGCGTGGAATCCTAGCGATGGTTTCCCGACGCCAGTTCCTGCTGACGACGGCCGGACTCATGTCCGGCGCCGTTGGTGTCGGCGCGTATACGCGCTACTACGAACCACAATGGCTGGACATCGCCCGTCGCGTCATGCCCATCCGCGACTTGCCCGGCGCACTCGTCGGGAAGCGGCTGGTGCAGCTTTCCGACATCCATGTCGGACCGATGGTCCCCGATGACTACGTGCTCGACACGTTTAATCAAGTGCGCGCCCTGGAGCCTGACATTGTGGTATACACCGGGGATTTCACGAGTCACCACCCGGGGTTGCTGGCGCACGCCGAGTTCATCTACAGTCAGATGCCGTTGGGGCAGATCGGCACAGTGGCCTCACTCGGCAACCACGACTACGGCGTCAACTGGGCGCATCCGGAAGATGCGGATCGCATCAGCGGTGTCCTGCGGAATCTGGGGGTGACTGTCCTGGTCAATGCCATGACCGACATTGACGGGCTGCAGATTGTCGGGTTGGGCGACCTGTGGAGTCGACAGTTCTTTCCCGATGCCGCGTTCGCCGAGGTGGCGCCGAATTCGCCGACGATTGCCCTCAGCCACAATCCCGATACCGTGGACATGACGGGCTGGCAACCATTTTCCGGGTGGATACTCTCCGGACACACGCACGGTGGCCAATGCAAGCCGCCGTTTCTGCCACCGCCGGTGTTGCCGGTGAAGAACAAACGCTACACGAACGGTGTCTTCGCGTTGTCGCACGACCGGCAGATGTACATCAGTCGCGGCGTTGGTACGGTGCTGCCGGTGCGCTTCAATGTGCGGCCCGAGGTGACGGTGTTCACGCTCAGCGCCGCGTAGTCAATTCGGTATCCGGCGGTTACCCCGCCGTGACGTGCGCGTAACGAAACGGCGATGATGCGCGCGGAGGTTGTGTCGATTGCACATCAACCTCCCACACGCCGCATCATCAATGACGATCCCCCTGGTTGCGCAGTCGCCACCGTCCGCTGAGTCGTTCCACCATCCGCGCGATCAGCACGCTCGTCCTGCTCTCAGCCTGTGCCGACGACGACATCACCACCAAGCCGCCCGTCCTGCGTGACATGACCGTGGCCGTGTCGCCGGCCACCGTCGTGGTTGGACAGGAAGTGACGGCAACCGTGTCGGGTATTGATCAATTCGGTGCGAGCATCAGTACGGGGACGGTCACGTGGTCCTCGTCGGCGACGGGCATCGCCAGCGTGTCGTCCAGTGGTGTGGTCACGGGCGTGGCTCCCGGCACGTCGGTGGTGGCGGCCACCGTCGGGTCGATCGTCGGACGACAGACCATCACGGTCACGGCGCCGGTGGTAACCACGATCAGCGCGACGGCACCGCTCACGACCATCGTGGTTGGACAAACAGTGACTGCCACGGCAGCCGCGCTTGACCAGATCAATCGCCCCATCACTGCGGGCACGGTGGCATGGACTACGGGCAATGCGACGATTGCCACCGTCAGCAGCGCGGGTGTCATCACCGCCGTCGGAGCGGGAACCACGGGGATTGTCGCGACTGCGGGAGGAAAAACCGGACAGGTGTCCATCACGGTCAACACCCCGCCGGCCATCAAGGTCAACGAAGTGGAGTCAAACGGCGGCACGCCGGGTGATTGGGTCGAACTGTTCAACCCGACGGCCACTGCCGTGGATCTTTCAGGGTGGGCCCTCAAGGACAACGACAGCACGCGCACGTTCCGTTTCCCCGCCGGAACCACGATTCCCGCCGGCGGCTATCTGGTGGCTGAAGAAGCCGCGTTCGGCTTTGGACTTGGTGCCGCCGATGATGCGCGCCTCTACAGCCAGTATGGCGTGTTGGTGGACGGGTACACCTGGACAGCGCACGCGCTCACAACCTACGGGCGCTGTGCGAATGGCGCGGGCGTGTTCGTCACGACCAACGAATCGACCAAGGGCGCTGCCAACGACTGCCGCGTTCTGGTCAAGGTCAACGAGGTGGAGTCGAACGGCGGCACGCCCGGCGACTGGATCGAGTTGATCAACACGGGAAGTATTGCGGTGGACCTGTCCAACTTCCTGGTCAAGGACAACGACGACACCCGCACCACGCGCCTGCCGTCAGGCGCGTCGATCGCGCCGGGTGGCTACTATGTCATCGAAGAGGCGGTGCTTGGATTCGGTCTGGGTGCCGCCGACGCGGCGCGCATCTACGATGCCGCCGGCACGTTGCTCGACTCATACGACTGGACCGCGCACGCCACAGTGACGTACGGTCGGTGCCCGGATGGCACCGGCGCATTCACCGACAACACGGCGTCCACGAAGGGCGCCGCGAACAGTTGCGGCGCCCCACCGCCACCGAGCACGCTGCCATGGCCGGGAAGTGACGATGTGGCGGTGGTTGACGGACTCAACGTGTTTGCCACCAACGGCAGCGGACTGTCCTACGAGGGTGCTGGTGCAGGCCCGGGCGTACTGTGGGCGGTGCGCAATGGCCCTGGCACGTTGTTCCGGATGATTTTCAGCGGCGGCATCTGGACGCCAGATCCGACAAACAGCTGGGCCACCGGCAAGCTGCTCAAGTACATCGACGGCACCGGCAACCCGGACTCCGAGGGCGTGACATTTGCGGCGGGTGGCTCGGCCGGCGGCATGTATGTGGCCACGGAGCGAAACAACGATGCCAGCTCGATCAGCAAGAGCGTGATCCTCCGGGTGAATCCGACCGTGGCCGGTGCCACCCTCACCGCCATCAACCAGTGGGATATCACGGCCGATCTGCCGGTGACCGGCGCCAACCTCGGCATCGAGGCGATTACCTGGCTACCGGACAGCATGCTGGTGGCCAACGGATTCTTCGACGACTCCAAGGCCCGCCTGTATGCACCCGGCGACTACGCGGACCACGCCGGTGGATTGTTCCTCGTTGGTGTTGAAGCAAACGGCAACGTGTATGCCTACGCGCTCAATCACACCACCAACACGTTTACGCGCGTGGCAACGTTCAGCAGCGGGTTCGCGACGCTCGCCGGTGGCAGCAGCATCATGGACCTCGCGTATGACCGCGAGAGCGGCTACCTGTGGGCGGTGTGCGACGATTCATGCAACGGCGAGTTGCGCATCTTCGAGATCGACAGAACGGTTGGCTCGCCGACACGCGGCAAGTTCATCTCCAATCGCAAGTACGCGCGTCCATCCACCATGCCCAACATCAACAACGAAGGGTTCACATTCGCGCCCAACAGCGAGTGCGTGGCGAATCGCCGACCGGTGTTCTGGGCCGACGACAACGAGACGGCCGGACACACCGTTCGCAAGGCGACCATGCCGTGTGGCACGTTTGCACCGCTGGTGCAGGGCATCAGGGCCGGCGCCACGCGACGTCGCTAGCGAAGCCAC from Gemmatimonadaceae bacterium harbors:
- a CDS encoding lamin tail domain-containing protein, translated to MVKVNEVESNGGTPGDWIELINTGSIAVDLSNFLVKDNDDTRTTRLPSGASIAPGGYYVIEEAVLGFGLGAADAARIYDAAGTLLDSYDWTAHATVTYGRCPDGTGAFTDNTASTKGAANSCGAPPPPSTLPWPGSDDVAVVDGLNVFATNGSGLSYEGAGAGPGVLWAVRNGPGTLFRMIFSGGIWTPDPTNSWATGKLLKYIDGTGNPDSEGVTFAAGGSAGGMYVATERNNDASSISKSVILRVNPTVAGATLTAINQWDITADLPVTGANLGIEAITWLPDSMLVANGFFDDSKARLYAPGDYADHAGGLFLVGVEANGNVYAYALNHTTNTFTRVATFSSGFATLAGGSSIMDLAYDRESGYLWAVCDDSCNGELRIFEIDRTVGSPTRGKFISNRKYARPSTMPNINNEGFTFAPNSECVANRRPVFWADDNETAGHTVRKATMPCGTFAPLVQGIRAGATRRR